A window of the Nocardia sp. NBC_01329 genome harbors these coding sequences:
- a CDS encoding formylglycine-generating enzyme family protein: MSGIELVDIPPGRVTLSDRRTQRSWPVEVGPYQLAAVPVTRSQYAQISGCRPDGIREDRLPADSVSWYEAIRFCNALSERSGMTPAYRIGGDDQVDRIAAADGYRLPTEAEWEYACRAGTTGPRYGTLDDIAWYRGNFDDRLPEVGTKQPNAWGLHDMLGTVWEWCWDLYDPDVYGSYRVLRGGGWFDEHWSCRASVRRRSHPTVRLDDIGFRIARSAL, translated from the coding sequence GTGAGCGGGATCGAGCTTGTCGATATCCCGCCGGGGCGGGTGACGCTGTCGGATCGGCGGACACAACGCAGTTGGCCGGTGGAAGTCGGTCCGTACCAGCTGGCGGCCGTCCCGGTCACTCGGTCGCAGTACGCACAGATCTCGGGCTGTCGACCCGACGGTATCCGGGAAGATCGGCTGCCCGCCGACAGCGTCTCCTGGTACGAGGCGATTCGTTTCTGCAATGCCCTGTCCGAACGTAGCGGCATGACGCCGGCGTACCGGATCGGCGGCGACGATCAGGTGGATCGGATCGCGGCGGCCGACGGATATCGGCTGCCGACCGAAGCCGAGTGGGAATACGCGTGCCGCGCGGGCACGACCGGCCCGCGCTACGGCACGCTCGACGATATCGCCTGGTACCGGGGGAATTTCGACGACCGGCTACCCGAAGTCGGAACCAAGCAACCCAATGCGTGGGGACTCCACGACATGCTCGGCACGGTCTGGGAATGGTGCTGGGACCTGTACGACCCGGACGTCTACGGCAGCTACCGGGTACTTCGCGGTGGCGGATGGTTCGACGAGCACTGGAGTTGCCGGGCCTCGGTCCGCCGCCGCAGTCATCCCACGGTCCGGCTCGACGATATCGGATTCCGAATCGCGCGGTCGGCGCTGTGA
- a CDS encoding NAD(P)-dependent alcohol dehydrogenase codes for MKALQYVTVGAEPEVREIPTPEPGPGEVLLRVTAAGVCHSDDFVMNNPPEQFGIELPLTLGHEGAGQVTAVGDGVRGIDIGTNVVVYGPWGCGNCWFCAQGMENYCSRAAELGIMPPGLGSPGAIAEYLIVDSPRHLVPIGDLDPVATVPLTDAGLTPYHAIKRSLGKLRPGSTTVVIGSGGLGHVAIQLLRHLSATRVVALDVTDEKLDFARSVGAHEAVLSDENAAGNVRKITGPAGASLVLDFVGFQPTIDTAMAVAGIDSDVTIVGIGDGRSAARVGFGVSPYEATATSPYWGARAELIELIDLAHDGVLDIATERFSLDEAPEAYRRLAAGTLRGRAVIVP; via the coding sequence ATGAAGGCACTGCAATACGTGACCGTCGGGGCAGAACCGGAGGTTCGGGAGATCCCCACCCCCGAACCGGGCCCCGGCGAGGTCCTGCTCCGGGTGACCGCGGCGGGAGTTTGTCATTCCGACGATTTCGTCATGAACAATCCGCCGGAACAGTTCGGTATCGAACTCCCCCTGACCCTCGGGCACGAGGGCGCCGGGCAGGTCACCGCCGTCGGTGACGGGGTGCGCGGGATCGATATCGGTACGAATGTCGTCGTCTACGGGCCCTGGGGTTGCGGAAACTGCTGGTTCTGCGCGCAGGGTATGGAGAACTACTGTTCCCGGGCCGCCGAGTTGGGCATCATGCCGCCCGGTCTCGGCTCGCCGGGCGCCATCGCCGAGTACCTGATCGTCGATTCACCTCGCCATCTGGTGCCCATCGGTGACCTCGATCCGGTGGCGACCGTGCCGCTCACCGACGCCGGTCTGACCCCTTATCACGCGATCAAACGATCACTGGGCAAGCTGCGGCCGGGCTCCACGACCGTGGTGATCGGCAGTGGCGGCCTCGGCCATGTCGCCATCCAGCTGCTGCGTCATCTGTCCGCGACCCGGGTCGTCGCGCTGGACGTGACCGACGAGAAACTCGACTTCGCCCGTTCGGTCGGGGCGCACGAGGCCGTGCTCTCCGACGAGAATGCCGCCGGCAACGTCCGCAAGATCACCGGGCCGGCCGGGGCGAGCCTGGTCCTCGACTTCGTCGGTTTCCAGCCGACCATCGATACCGCGATGGCGGTGGCCGGGATCGACTCCGATGTGACCATCGTCGGGATCGGCGACGGCAGATCCGCGGCGCGGGTCGGGTTCGGGGTCAGCCCGTATGAAGCGACCGCGACCTCACCGTACTGGGGCGCCCGCGCCGAACTGATCGAACTCATCGACCTCGCGCACGACGGGGTGCTCGATATCGCCACGGAACGTTTCAGCCTGGACGAGGCACCCGAGGCGTATCGGCGGCTGGCGGCCGGAACTCTGCGCGGCCGAGCGGTCATCGTCCCGTAG